The DNA window TTACTACCCTTACTTTTTCTATAATTGGTCTTTGCATTTCTACCTATCATTATAGCATTCAAAAGTTGGATTTTATGCAAGAGGCTGCACCGACTTGTGGAAGAGTTCCTTGTACAGGTGAGTACATAAATGTTTTAGGCTTTATAACGATTCCATTTTTAGCCCTTACAGCATTTTTACTAATTGCCATTAGCAGTGTAATCATTTTAAAAAGTATTAAGGAGGAAAAATAACATGAAGAAATTAGCCATATTTGGTGGAATTATTATTGCCGTCTTCGTATTAATTTTTGTACTAAATAGCCAAAAAAATAAAAACGTATTAGCAGATAACCCATACGACACAGACAATTTAAAACAATCTACTATTGACTTAATTGATGATCCGAACTATCAAAACATTATCCTACCAGATGATTTAAAAACTAAGATTAGTAGTGGTGAACCAGTTACTGCATATTTCTTTAGTCCAGAATGTGTACACTGTAAAGAAATGACACCGAGATTAACTCCACTTGCAAATGAAAACAAGGTAGATATTGTAAAATATAATGTACTGGAATATGAACAAGGATGGAATGAATATCAAATAGAAGCTACTCCAACATTGGTTCATTTTGAGGGCGGAAAAGAAGTTTCAAGAGTAACAGGTGCTGTACCTAATGAGCAAATTCAAGCATTTTTTGATCAAGTTGTTTTGAAATAATCAGAGAGGTCGTGTCGAATAGACATGGCCTTTTTTGAAGGAGAATGAAAGATGCAACATACATTAACTTACACAGTCCCAGAAGA is part of the Psychrobacillus sp. FSL H8-0483 genome and encodes:
- a CDS encoding disulfide oxidoreductase: MTKKVENIMLFMWSVAFTATLGSLYFSEVRQYEPCELCWYQRILMYPLVLILGVAYVQKNAKIAVTTLTFSIIGLCISTYHYSIQKLDFMQEAAPTCGRVPCTGEYINVLGFITIPFLALTAFLLIAISSVIILKSIKEEK
- a CDS encoding thioredoxin family protein, with the protein product MKKLAIFGGIIIAVFVLIFVLNSQKNKNVLADNPYDTDNLKQSTIDLIDDPNYQNIILPDDLKTKISSGEPVTAYFFSPECVHCKEMTPRLTPLANENKVDIVKYNVLEYEQGWNEYQIEATPTLVHFEGGKEVSRVTGAVPNEQIQAFFDQVVLK